AATGGGTATAGTTCTTGCTTACTACGAGAATACTTACGAGTTGATATCGTCTATAGGTACGACATTTTCTTGGCTCCACCTAccattttgaaatatcttTGTCAAAACGCGAAGAAAATCTCGCGGAGATCTATCAAACATATGAAATTCTGAACTACCATTTTTGGATATTTACATATTTCCATAATAGGAACTGCGTTATTatattgtttcttttttctgttCCAGTGAAATACACAAAACacaaacaaacacaaaattGAGCTACCAATTCATTGAGATGAATTTTAGAATTTCAGGATCAATCCATCAGATAACTAAGATTGAATGGAAATGAAAAGCTTGTGTTTTAGCTCTATGGATCTAATAAGTAGGTATTATAGTTTTTGACCACTgaacaataacaaaaaggaattgtgaaaaaaagaaacaatagCAATTAAAGCAAATCCTTCTGCACAAtaaacaattgaaagttCCAATACATTTCTGGCACTACACAGTATATTCTCATTtagaattcaaaaaaaaataatattggaACCATTCTTCtacttttgattttaattGTCTATATCTAACTACTGATAAACCTTTGATTACAATAGTCTTAGAAACAACTTTCACAACTCTGTCAAGACTATATTGAATATTAGTTACCACAATTCAACGATTATCCCAGTTCAAAAATTGCAGATTTGCTATTTAGTTGAGAACATATTTAGAATAGAGAAGTCAGTGCTTGTTTTGTGATCGCTGTAGATTTAATAAATCgaaaaatattttaaacTACTGGACAAGAGTGAAACCATATTACCATAATAACTATCAGAAATAAAGTACACCCACGTTTATGAATAATACTGAAGATATGTTTAGGGACGTTGAAAATGCAAGCCAAAATATGGCTTCAACAGTGAACACTTCAAGAATGGACCAAAGACAAAGAAGGGCTTTGACTGATTTGACATCACAAAAAGTGAACAGAATTCATActtcaaaaacaattaagGATATTCCAGcatatttatcaaattaCACTGCCGATGGAGAGAATAAAAACATTGACCAAGCTTTTAATCATAGTAATGACCAAGATATCGGTTTAGTAAATCAAATCAACTCAGGATATGCCAATGTTGAAAACGAACCaggaaaagaaactgatCACATATTTATAGATCAGGATGATCTGTCAGATTTAGATATTGTACAAGAGGACTCCTTGAGGGAGCAACTAGAAGAATTTGAACACGACTTTGAGAATTTTGTGGAGCCACTCTCACCAATATTTAATGATGAAATACAAGATACTCTTGATAGAGCATTTAAAGAATACTATAGAGCAACTCCAGATATGGAGGATGATGATACATTTGATGCTGTTATGGTAACGGAGTATGGTAGTGATATTTTTCGTTACATGAGAAAGCTTGAATTAAAATATAGACCAAATCCGTACTACATGGCAGGCCAACCGGAATTGAAATGGGAATATAGAAAGACTGTGATTGACTGGATTGTGCAGGTTCACGAGAGGTTCCAATTACTTCCTGAAACACTATATCTAACTATTAACATCATCGACAGATTtttatcaagaaagaatattacACTTAACAGATTCCAACTAGTTAGTGCTACTGCATTACTGATAGCATCCAAATACGAGGAAATCAATTGCCCTACTATAAAGGATATAGTCTATATGGTAGACAATACTTATTCCAGGGATGACATCAtagaagctgaaaaatatatgatTGATGCACTAGACTTCGAAGTTAGCTGGCCAGGTCCTATGTCGTTCTTGCGGAGAATAAGTAAAGCAGATGATTATGAATACCGAACTAGAAATCTAGCTAAGTATTTGCTAGAAACCACACTAATGGAATCCTCTTTAATCAGTGCACTACCAAGCTGGCTTGCAGCTGGTGCCTACTTTTTAAGTAGAATAATATTAGGTTACGAAGAGTGGACCCTTAAACATGTCTACTATTCGGGCTATACTCACGAACAGCTTTATCCTCTGGCTACACTTATCTTAGACAACTGCCAGAATTATGAAGAAAGCCACCAAGCAATTTGGACGAAGTATAGTCAACCACAATATCATCAAGTTTCAATACTGGTTACGAAGTTCTTAGGTAGAGTTTCTTCAGACGATATGTCAGAAATTTATTAACCATATAAATGAATTCAGTAGTCACGATAATTGCATGGTGTGAATATTGGAAGCACCCAATAGGGAAGTATCCTTGGTTTACACTAGTTAGGAGGgctttttttctatatGTTCCTCTAAACCTTTaagtaataaataattcGTAAATGCATCTtcataatataataaacaataatTGTCAAATACAAATTCTCATGCATAAATTGAATGGTTTAAAAAAAGTACTACGAAAACAATATATGATATAAAACGGCCGCTTATTTTTTCCCGGCACGTAACCTCTTCTCTCTCTCGTATTTATTCTTCTCTGCACCCTCTTCTGTATTAATTGTGTTGATAATATTAGACATCTTAGAATGATATGCTTCTgcttccttcttcttctcgTCAATTCTTTGTCTAGCCTCGAATTTAGTGTCCTTACGCAATTCCTTCATTACGAATTTACGttcctttttcaattgagcCTTCATCTTATTCACCTCATTTCTAGCAACGTCAGTATCATATGACTTCTTTGCAGGATTGAAGTTCTCTTCAAACTTTGGCGCGTATGATGGAATGGCTGTTGGTCTGTGTGCTTGTAAAGCAAGAGGATAATGTTTATTGAGCTTCTTCATTCTCTTTATCTTCTCTTCAATAGACTCAACAGTTGTAATAGATGGATATCTAACTTTGTATACAGACAGTATTGGTTCAAAAATTTCACAAATTTCAGGGAATGCCGCTTCATTATTCCAGTGACTTCCTATCAGCTTCTCTAAGTCCTCAAATAAGTTACTTAATACATTTATTTTCAAGTCTTCCTCATTTGTTGTAGATTTTGTAAATAGCTCATGCAAATGAACTACTGCGTCATCAGGAAGAGATGGCTCTTTTAACTTTAGTCCGCAGTCAAACGTATCTAACCTGATAGGTAGTGTCATGTCactttcaatatcatctgGATTTACAACTAGAGAAAGCAACGCTTTTTGCAAGAAATAAACAGTTTCAGGAATATACCTTTTCGATAGCCTTTGATACTGAAGAATGATTCTTAATAACACAGAACCGACAGCAATTCTTTTCAGAGATTTAAATCTGATTTGCTCTAAAAATTCACATAATATTATCTGTGCAGGAGTTACGACCAAATGGTATTGATCAGATGTGGAAAATAAGACACCGACAattatgaaaaaaagaatgtCTCCATTATTCAATGCATGAAAATTCTGCTTTTTGAACCTTTCCTGAATGTCAAGAATGTATTCCCTACTAACTTCAGAGATAGcttgattatatttttcCGATAATCGCTTCAagataattaaaaattcattTTGGGTCTTGTCAAATTTGATCAAGTCTTTATCATACCTCTGATTGGCGAGATATATCATATGCTTAAGTAGAACTTTGGAAAAATTTGCCAGTTTAACCTTATTACCTTCAGCAAGCTTGGGCTGATATGCTTTAATAATAGCCTTTACATGAATTGGCTGTTCAAGTAGTGATAGCCCTTTTAAATCGTTTAAGAATTCTGGGTGTGTTTGAGGACATGAAATTGCAACCAATTTCTTCGATTTGTATGATATAGCTTCTTCGCTGCTACTTTCAACTTCtatatcttcatcagagTTCGCTATATTTTCACCCTCTTCTACCTCACTGTCACTACCCCAAAAGCCATCATCCAGGTCTTCTACACCTCTTTCTTCACCCTCTTCATCTTCCAACATACCTTGCATACGGTTCAATCTCTGTTCCTCAAGCTTCTGTCTCCTCTCCTCAGCTTctttttgtaattcttcttcagtctTTGTTCTGTCAGCCGGGGCCGCTCTTTTTTCAAGATTCAATTCCTTAACCTTAATATCATaatctttctcttctgcTGGGACTTCAATGTCATCCTGCTTGAGAGTTTGAGTAGTCATTAACTCTGCCATAACATCATCGAAATCTTCATCCAGTTCATCGATATTGTCTTCCAACTTTCTTTGAGCGGCTTGCCTTTCCTGCTTATGGAATTTCGATTTTGCTATAATTTCTTTCATGACTTCTAGTTTTGTCTTCTTCCTTTGAGGTTGTCCTTCTTCTAAATCTTCCGTATCTTCTGCTTGCACATTAAGATCATCCGCTAACGACAATGATTCACCGAGATGAGTTAGTTTATTACCAAACATATCTAACTCAATAGGtccatcttcatcatcatcttctagATTAAATAGATTTTTCTTCCGTTGAGAACCAGCTTGTCTTTCTCTTGTGAAACGTTCCAGCATCTTTTCCTCCTCGGTAAGTGTCTTATCTCTCTCACCAAATCTTTTATCAATCACACcaccttttcttttcttcatcaattttttggCTTCAAACGCCCTACGTCTGGCTTCTTCACCGATCTGCTTTGATATACCAGGCTTACCTACAGCTACTCTATCGGAGTTTAGTAAGCCTGGATCACCACCTTTACGCTTATTCTTTGTTGTCTTTACTTCAAATGGGTTGAATCTGTCACGAATCTTGGCAATAGTCCTTGCCTTTTCCTCATGATCATACTTCTTTGCCTCTCTTTTACCTTTCTTGGACTTTTTAACATTGGTTTGGCCCGTTAAGCCATGTGCCTTTAAAGTGGCTTTCAGCTCTTTTAATTGAGAACCGGCCATTACTTTTAAGTCAGTACTAGTATACCTTAAATTAGTTGGTGTACTTAACTAATCAGATTTACAGCTAAACTAATAGTAAAACTTTACTATTCGCTCTCATAAAGCCGTCTTAAAGTAAGACTTCACCTATCTCATCGCTAAAAtataagctcatcgcaagaaATTCGTTTTcccagaaatttttcacttctaATAGTTACCCGCATATATTTCCGTTAATAGTGAGTTAGGAAAATAGTCAAATAACGGCAGTTGAATAACAGTAGCGTCTGTCAAAATAGGTTATATCGCCACTCGTATTCGTCATTCTGATATGGTTTGAACATCCCCAAATGTTGAATAAAAAGGCAgataaaatatacaaattcAATTACAGTCCTTGTTGGCGGTTTTTCCGTTGCCTAGCACTTTCAACTAAACTGTCCCATCTTtccttcaattttgaaTTCTGCGAAGAGAGTTTCTTAACATCCTTATTTAGGTGTTCAACTTTTATTTGGTATTCTCTTGTTCTACGCTGTTCATAGATAAGCATTTCCTTTTTAAATTGGTCAATTTGGAATAGAGCAGTTGAAACCAGATCATTTACGTCTGTCTTTTGATTCTTAGCCTCTTTGATTAAATCCACCATAGAATTTTGTAGTTTACTTAACATAGAACTGGTATAAGGATCAATGAATGTACTAGATGTTATGTCAGTGATATTTCTAGTGCTGTCCCAATATTTTGATGCTGCTAGGTTATTGTTATTACCTGCAGAAGATTGAACTAGAGCCATTGACGCTTTGTTATTTTTGCTATCCTTCTCATCTTTTGATGACTCAATTACACAAATTTGTAATTCCTTTATCCGTAATTGAATATCATCTCTTAGCAGCTTTACCGCTTCAATAATAGTATCATCCAATCCTTGTAAATCAAAATTCGGAGATTTTAAATCGAGGCCTTCCAATGCGCTTACATACAAATCCAATGCATCACTTAAGTCACCACTTCGACATTTCTGCTCAGCACGCCTTATGTGCTCATAAACTGTGTTTAAGTCACTCATTTAATATTCCTCAAGATCCGTCAAATTCTAACTCGAATAGACCTAAGAAAACCTGGATGTTCATTCGATTGAGTATCAACTCTACCATGCATTGAGGTACTCCTTGAACTATTAACCGGCTCATAGGTTTAGTCCTCTGAAATGTGTGCTTACTTATATAGGTTATTAATGTGCCAAATACTCATAATGACTATCAACTTGACATTATTCCACAATACGATACGAACATACTACGATGTTACAACCCGTCGATTTTGTTAATTAAGTATAAATTAGTACAACAAGTCCTTGTACTACATTGCAAAAGAGATATATAGTACTTTCAGGCTTACTGATGATAATCGAAACAGATACATATTCTCGAtaattattactattaataatacaattttGCCATCCAGCAGGTACATATTTAACATGCAATTATATGTTGTTTTATGCCAATAACAGATCTATACTTTTGATCTTGTAGACACACGCTAGCTATCGCCTTCATTATCAAAACCGCCTATCATGATATCATCCTCATTTAGAATATCATCTAAGTATGTATCTTGTTCAGCGTTAGAATATTCTTCCATCATTCTGGTAATAACCTCTCTGGATTCTACGAACTCATCAAGGCCATTTTGAAATAACTGTCCTGACTCAAACTGGTTCAAGAAAGCACCTTTGTAAAACAGTTTGTCAAATGCTGATGCAGAACGTTCAAAGACTGAAGTAATTGCTGACGTGTTAGATAGCATCAAACCACTTACGCTATTTTCTCGCGACTCCAACGGAGGTAAATAAGGTGATCTTCTTCCTATGTTTACGTTGAGAGCCGATGTTGACCAAGATGGCATATTTAGCCGTTGTTGCATTTTCGGAAGAGCTCTCAAGATATGGTTCTGATCTACTTCACCTATCACTGTACTAAATACGTTAAAATGTGTAACCATGTCAGATCTTTGAGTAACCAAGGAATTGAAAGGATCTAACAGATCCAACAGTACATCATATGCcgtattttttttatatctttGACCGCCAATGATATAATCAGGAGTAAATGGTGTGAAATTGGGTGTTAGAAAGTGTAATTCCGGTGTTGGAATCAGTGTGGAAAAGATACTAGCCATTGAATTGTACATATAACTCGGAAACCTTAACGAATTGGTTATCGAGGAAAGTGCTGACGATATTAGTTGATTAGTGTGCTCATAGCTTGTATTAGGATCACGGAATGTTCTTGCTGTTAAATTTAGTAATGCATTATTGTCAAATATAATTGATGCATCGGCGTCTTCGCATAATCTCCTTAGAGTTAGCACAGTATTGTAAGGTCCCACCACAACTTCAGATTGCTTACTGGGGAATACTGAATATGTTGTAATAAaactttttgaatatcGATCTGTTAAAGCCTCTAATAAACTAGATCCCAACCCTGACCCTGTTCCTCCGGCAACAGAATGAAGCAATTGAAATCCTTCGAAATTGTCTGTAGAATCCAATTCACGATCTATTATATCCATAATTCTATCCTGATTCTGTACTCCACGGTCATAACCAGTTGACCAAGAATTACCTGCACCTAAACCTTCAGAAGATACCCAAGTGTTTCTGGGGTTAAAAAGGTCATTGAATGAGCTTTGTACATCGGTTACTGCAGCTGGCTCAAGATCTATCATAATTGCCCTTGGGACATATCTGTTATTTGTTATTTGCTTGAAGAATGGATTCGTATCATCTTCACGAATATGTGTTAGATCGTCATTATATTTACTGTAGCCATCTTTGTCTATACCGTGCTCCTTTAATAATTGGTTCCAAAAGTATTTGCCAACATGATTACCACATTGACCCACTTGGATAGTTATAATCTCTCCAGTCATGTTTACTGTATATGAGCAAGGCAAATAAAACTGCTCTTTTACCTTACTTTTATAGTTCTGGGCTGTTTTTCCTACTCCTGTCTGATTCAATTAGCGTTAACACTAATAAAACGGTAAGAGGCCCCAAATGTGCGATATTCGCAGTCTAATAAAACGTCAAATATACTGGTTCACACTATCTATTTATGATTTTCTCTTAGTAAAAGTTAATGAGTAACAATCGACAATAGATTCTTATttatttgtgtttttgGTCTCATCGCGAAGTTTTCGCGAATCATCTCGGCTCATAATCAGATTACAAAAGATATATAGAAAGTGTAAAAGCATGGACTATTCTGACAGCtacaatatatatcagTAAAAGTGAATTTGATTTATACATTGTTTCATTAGtgaattttattaaatCATTACtttgaatatgaaaaagaagttCACTGTTTTCTACCTAATAACTTCTTCTGGAAATTACTCGATAATTTACTtgataaataatgatataaTTAGGAAGATAATTAATGGTAATGTCGAGCTTTTAGTTTTGTGAGCTGCAGAAGATTTTTGTCTCTTTGGTCTAAACATCATACTTCTCCTGTACCATTCCTCAACGTTTATTTCTTCGCTGTCATTTTCATTAGAATATTCTGAATTGGGGCTTTTCTCAAGAGAGTTCGTTTGCTTTCCTTTATTACCATAATATAGGTCTGTTCCAGAAGAACTACTGTTACTTAAATAAATGTCGTTGAAACAATCCCATTCTAGTGAGTTCTCATTATATCTATTGTCCCTCGAGGAGTTATAGTAAAATGTTGCCATTGACAGGTCTCTTGAAGTCAAATCGTTTATGTCCTTGTGAGACTTCCTAGTCAAACAATGATATATCCTAGGTAAGTGTCTATTCGCAGAGGGTTCAATTCTGATTACTTTGACATTAGCAGAAAAATAACCTTTTTCTAACATGTCAGGTGGATTATCCCAATCGACCAGACCTCCAGCCCACATTATTGTTCCAatttcattcttttctGAACCACCAGGCCAAATTGCTATTTCCAACCTCATAGGCGAATCCGGAAATTTGTATACTTTCGCATTCGGATCCCAAGTATCTTTTTTGTATAAAGTTCTTACTACTACACCATCAATTACCCAATCCACTTTATCCTCAGTCCAAAATATCTCAAAGTTATGATAGTTAAGCCAGGTATTATCCTTAATTTCATGCTTTTTCATCTTTGTAAAATCCAATTCACCTTGATAGTAGTGATTTGTTTGAACTTGGTTCAGTTCGCTTCCTACAAACTCGAAATCCAACTCATCGCCCACCGCAGACATCAATACAAGGGCAGTAATTACACCACCAGATCGTGCTGTTTTCATTGTAACAGATACTTTTCCATATAAGAATGACCTCACTGATGCTACTAGACTGCCTGTACTCCTCTTTGGCATTGTAAGCTGAATCTCCGATGTAGTCGGATCCATCTGCGTCATTCCACTGTATATGAAGTCATAGTCCATCAACATTTTATTTGCTTCTGTTGCATCCTCAGTAATCAAAAAGTCTGAGAAATGaatcattttatttctcTTTAGTTCCATTTCTCTTTCCTTCATTCTAGCACCCTTTTTCAAGAAGGCATCTCCTTTCTGTAAATTACCTGAAGCTATTCGAATCAATTTAGTCCCTTCAGTTGAAAACTCTATAGCGTTATATGGGATCAGTACAGGACTCGGAACACAGCTATCCTCTCTGAAAGAATACTGTGGATTACACCCTCCAATACATGTTGGACCACTGCCACAGACTCCATAAGGCGAACAACATGGCCACTCAGCAGGACAGCTACCATCCCGAATGGAACATCTAACAGGAGTTTCAGGTTTATGTAAGTCTATTCCTCTCGAGAAATTAATCGAAAGTAGAAATCtaattattatcaatagtttcaattgttttgcCATGGCTTGTTGACTGTCCTTCagatatattctttttgtaCTTGTTGCTCATAGAGCATTAATCACTGTACAATCAAATATAACCAATCGCCATAAATACAGAGCAAtaaaaaacttcaaaatcaaCTACTACAATTAAAATTTTACCGATTAGTCGCAGTAGGTTTTTCAATAGTTTTGTGATCGCGCTTACAAATGACATAATTAGTGTTTTACCAcaaaaaacataaaattgCAGATGAAGGTGAAATAcatgaaaaacaaaatctgGGGAATCATTGCGTACCAGCTACTTTTCCTCGTCGCTTGACTCTTTTTCCTGTTGAAGCAATAGCTCAGACCATTTCTGACTTAGCTCACGAATCCTTTCCGGATCT
The Nakaseomyces glabratus chromosome J, complete sequence genome window above contains:
- the CLB4 gene encoding B-type cyclin CLB4 (CAGL0J08822g~Ortholog(s) have cyclin-dependent protein serine/threonine kinase regulator activity), with protein sequence MNNTEDMFRDVENASQNMASTVNTSRMDQRQRRALTDLTSQKVNRIHTSKTIKDIPAYLSNYTADGENKNIDQAFNHSNDQDIGLVNQINSGYANVENEPGKETDHIFIDQDDLSDLDIVQEDSLREQLEEFEHDFENFVEPLSPIFNDEIQDTLDRAFKEYYRATPDMEDDDTFDAVMVTEYGSDIFRYMRKLELKYRPNPYYMAGQPELKWEYRKTVIDWIVQVHERFQLLPETLYLTINIIDRFLSRKNITLNRFQLVSATALLIASKYEEINCPTIKDIVYMVDNTYSRDDIIEAEKYMIDALDFEVSWPGPMSFLRRISKADDYEYRTRNLAKYLLETTLMESSLISALPSWLAAGAYFLSRIILGYEEWTLKHVYYSGYTHEQLYPLATLILDNCQNYEESHQAIWTKYSQPQYHQVSILVTKFLGRVSSDDMSEIY
- the NOP14 gene encoding snoRNA-binding rRNA-processing protein NOP14 (CAGL0J08844g~Ortholog(s) have nucleolus localization), which translates into the protein MAGSQLKELKATLKAHGLTGQTNVKKSKKGKREAKKYDHEEKARTIAKIRDRFNPFEVKTTKNKRKGGDPGLLNSDRVAVGKPGISKQIGEEARRRAFEAKKLMKKRKGGVIDKRFGERDKTLTEEEKMLERFTRERQAGSQRKKNLFNLEDDDEDGPIELDMFGNKLTHLGESLSLADDLNVQAEDTEDLEEGQPQRKKTKLEVMKEIIAKSKFHKQERQAAQRKLEDNIDELDEDFDDVMAELMTTQTLKQDDIEVPAEEKDYDIKVKELNLEKRAAPADRTKTEEELQKEAEERRQKLEEQRLNRMQGMLEDEEGEERGVEDLDDGFWGSDSEVEEGENIANSDEDIEVESSSEEAISYKSKKLVAISCPQTHPEFLNDLKGLSLLEQPIHVKAIIKAYQPKLAEGNKVKLANFSKVLLKHMIYLANQRYDKDLIKFDKTQNEFLIILKRLSEKYNQAISEVSREYILDIQERFKKQNFHALNNGDILFFIIVGVLFSTSDQYHLVVTPAQIILCEFLEQIRFKSLKRIAVGSVLLRIILQYQRLSKRYIPETVYFLQKALLSLVVNPDDIESDMTLPIRLDTFDCGLKLKEPSLPDDAVVHLHELFTKSTTNEEDLKINVLSNLFEDLEKLIGSHWNNEAAFPEICEIFEPILSVYKVRYPSITTVESIEEKIKRMKKLNKHYPLALQAHRPTAIPSYAPKFEENFNPAKKSYDTDVARNEVNKMKAQLKKERKFVMKELRKDTKFEARQRIDEKKKEAEAYHSKMSNIINTINTEEGAEKNKYEREKRLRAGKK
- the ATG38 gene encoding Atg38p (CAGL0J08866g~Ortholog(s) have structural molecule activity, role in macroautophagy and phosphatidylinositol 3-kinase complex, class III, type I, pre-autophagosomal structure, vacuolar membrane localization), which produces MSDLNTVYEHIRRAEQKCRSGDLSDALDLYVSALEGLDLKSPNFDLQGLDDTIIEAVKLLRDDIQLRIKELQICVIESSKDEKDSKNNKASMALVQSSAGNNNNLAASKYWDSTRNITDITSSTFIDPYTSSMLSKLQNSMVDLIKEAKNQKTDVNDLVSTALFQIDQFKKEMLIYEQRRTREYQIKVEHLNKDVKKLSSQNSKLKERWDSLVESARQRKNRQQGL
- the TUB4 gene encoding gamma-tubulin (CAGL0J08888g~Ortholog(s) have role in microtubule nucleation, mitotic cytokinesis, site selection, mitotic spindle midzone assembly), coding for MTGEIITIQVGQCGNHVGKYFWNQLLKEHGIDKDGYSKYNDDLTHIREDDTNPFFKQITNNRYVPRAIMIDLEPAAVTDVQSSFNDLFNPRNTWVSSEGLGAGNSWSTGYDRGVQNQDRIMDIIDRELDSTDNFEGFQLLHSVAGGTGSGLGSSLLEALTDRYSKSFITTYSVFPSKQSEVVVGPYNTVLTLRRLCEDADASIIFDNNALLNLTARTFRDPNTSYEHTNQLISSALSSITNSLRFPSYMYNSMASIFSTLIPTPELHFLTPNFTPFTPDYIIGGQRYKKNTAYDVLLDLLDPFNSLVTQRSDMVTHFNVFSTVIGEVDQNHILRALPKMQQRLNMPSWSTSALNVNIGRRSPYLPPLESRENSVSGLMLSNTSAITSVFERSASAFDKLFYKGAFLNQFESGQLFQNGLDEFVESREVITRMMEEYSNAEQDTYLDDILNEDDIMIGGFDNEGDS
- the CRR1 gene encoding putative glycosylase (CAGL0J08910g~Has domain(s) with predicted hydrolase activity, hydrolyzing O-glycosyl compounds activity and role in carbohydrate metabolic process), giving the protein MAKQLKLLIIIRFLLSINFSRGIDLHKPETPVRCSIRDGSCPAEWPCCSPYGVCGSGPTCIGGCNPQYSFREDSCVPSPVLIPYNAIEFSTEGTKLIRIASGNLQKGDAFLKKGARMKEREMELKRNKMIHFSDFLITEDATEANKMLMDYDFIYSGMTQMDPTTSEIQLTMPKRSTGSLVASVRSFLYGKVSVTMKTARSGGVITALVLMSAVGDELDFEFVGSELNQVQTNHYYQGELDFTKMKKHEIKDNTWLNYHNFEIFWTEDKVDWVIDGVVVRTLYKKDTWDPNAKVYKFPDSPMRLEIAIWPGGSEKNEIGTIMWAGGLVDWDNPPDMLEKGYFSANVKVIRIEPSANRHLPRIYHCLTRKSHKDINDLTSRDLSMATFYYNSSRDNRYNENSLEWDCFNDIYLSNSSSSGTDLYYGNKGKQTNSLEKSPNSEYSNENDSEEINVEEWYRRSMMFRPKRQKSSAAHKTKSSTLPLIIFLIISLFIK